ATCCCCGGGCCAGGGAGCCAACGCTTCGCCCAGTCGTTCAATGTTACGCCTGCGCTGAAAATCGGCGGAAAGCACGGATTTTCCGGTGGCAAACGCCCCGTCCGAGGTAAAAATCAGCAGCCAGCCGCGCGGATCTTCCCTCACCTCCAGCCAGCCTTCGCTGAGAATGCGTGGCAGAGGCTGGGGTAACGTAGCCATCAGGTTGATGCGCCGGGGTGCAGCAGGCGTCCACGCGAGGATCGCGCTACGCAGCGCGCGGGAGGCATCATGCAGAGACCAGGCGGCGATGCCCCAGGCCGTCAGTAACAGCAGTACGCCGCCACAGAACAGGTGGCGCGGCCGCAGCCGCCTGACCTTACGTGGAGGGCTAATATCTTCAACCTGTGCCAGACTTTGCAGCGGGTCCTGGCCGTACAGCAGCTTGTCCAGCTGATGCCGCAAGTCCGCCAGCAGCACGATTCCGCGCTCCATGATGCGGTACTTCCCGGTAAACCCGAGGGAGAGGATCAGGTCGTAGAAAGCGAGAATGTCGCCGTGCTTTTCAGGTTCGCGACAGTACTGTTGCAGGTGTTCAAAGCATTTTTCACCTCCCCAGGCATTCTGATAAAACTCCACGCCCAGCGTGATGCCCAGCGCATCCTTGCTTTTGGTATCCCCGAGGGTTTCATCAATACAGGAATAGAGCAGATAGACCAGGCGGTGGATATCATCCGCCGGATACCGTACCTGCAGCACCTGCTGAAAGAGATGTGCTTCGCGGATAAACTGAGCACGCGTGGCTCCGCCATCGTCCTGCTGATGGCCGCGATTGCGTTCCATCAGCAGCAGCGCGGGCATCGCCGCCTTGATGATCGGATTAGTCCAGCTTCCGCAGCTGTTCCCCGGGCGGGCCAGCGCGCTGCGTGGCGCGATCGCCGCCGGGTCGCCGTCAGCCATCACGGCGGCGAATGTCTCCGCACCGTCGCCCGGTTTGACGCCACCCGCGATCACGGCATTCATCCTGCGCTCAGCGTTACTCATCCAATTCGTCCCTGGCGCAGGCCCCAGCTGTCAATACGCAGCTCCGGGAAGTCGCCGACGATACTCAGCGCCATCGCGGGCCCCGCCATCATCTCCCGGTAGAGCGGGTCTGCGGTGTCGGTTTCGAAATAGACGCTGTTCGGGTACCAGGGCACATGCCTCGGCGGCGTTGACATCGGCATAATGCGCGCGCCCGGCAGCTGCAGGTCGATCAGGTGAACGATTTTTTCCACCGGCCCCAGTTTCACCTGCGCCGGGAAATAGCTGCGCAGAATATCACCCGGTAAGGCGGAGCTGACGGCAAACACCACTTTTTCCAGCCTCAGCTGGCCGTCGTTCTGGCACACCAGGATATTGTCGCCACGCTCGCTGAAGTTCAGGGCCACGGCAGGCGCTTCGATTATCAGTGACAACGCCCGCCTGATCGCCTGCATTAACGGAAAGAAGCAGCGGTGTGGCGCACCGTGCTGATAATGAAGGTCGCTGCGGGCCCACGTTTTCTCACCGTCGGGGATGATGCTCAGCCGGCCCAGCAGCCCAAGCAGCGCCTGGTAAAGTTTTTCCGGATGGGTTTGCGGGCTTTCCAGCAGATGGCTGAAGCGCAGTTGATATTCGCTGAGCAGCTGCAACAGCAGCAGTTCCAGCAGTTCCGACAGCCCCCCGACCGCCGCGGGCACGTCGGCGCGGGACACATTTTCCAGCCGCTGGGTAATCAGCCCAAGAAGCTCCGTCGTGGCCGCCACCAGCCAGCGGGAGGCATGCACATCCAGCAGAGGGGGCAGTATCTCCTCGGCCAGCTGTACCCGGCCATCACGCTGTCGGTCCGCTATCATCGCGATCGCCAGCGACGACTCGGCGCTGCTGACCTCCTCCTGCAGCAGCAGCCGGCAGTTCAGCCGCCCCAGCTCCAGCGTGACCGTGCGCGGCGAGCCTTCGCTGCTGACGCCGAGGTTACTGTCGGCGATATCGGCGTCCGTGGTGTTAAAGCGGCTTTTTTCACTCTGACGGTTAAGATCCATCAGCGGAACGCCGGGCAGGTCCATCATCACCGCCAGGCAGATGCATTTGCCCCGGCTGTTTTCATCCACCACCAGCGGCAGCGGTAAGGGAGCATCGTCCGGCAGGCTGAACGGCGTGCCGTCCGGGAAAATACCCCGCGCGCGGGTCAGGGCGAATTTACCCTGCTCCAGCAGCGAGTGATTGATCTCAATCTGGCTGAAGCCCCAGTGGAAGGGCTCCAGCGCGTCCACCCGCTGGTTGATGCGGTGCTCAAAGAAACGTTCCTGCTGCTGAAAATGCTGGGGTTCCATCAGCATGCCTTCAACCCAGGCGATACGTTGTGTAGAAAATCGTTCCATTAGCTGCTCCCTGCGTCAGTCTGTCTGGTGTCCATCAGGCGTTGATAAAGTATTTGGTCTGGCTGGGTGCGATCTGAGCAGCAACGGTGTTGTTGTTGTTGGTCATGCTCATATCGCCGAGGCGCGTCACCGGCATCCCCTGCAGGAAATACTTTCCTGACCCCTGCATCGGCTGCATCTGCGCAGAGTGGGTGCCCGAGCAGGTTCCCACCACGCTGCCGCTGTCCACGGTGGTGGTGCGGATCGTCGCCATATTCTGCTGGTTGCTGCCCATCAGAAAGTAGTTCGCCACGTTAGGCACGCCGGTGGCGTTTGGCGCGATATTGGGGCCGGGTGCCGGGATCATCGGGTCACAGCCGGCGAAGCTCAGCCCGCCGGCGTTGTTGTTGGCTGCGGTCATCGTTCACCCCATATGGATCTGAGCGCCGTCGATCTTCAGCACGGCGCTGGCATTGATGGCGGCAAGCTTGCTTTCCAGCCGGTAGCTCTGTTCAGCAGACTGCACAAGGTGTTTTGCCAGCACGGTGTCGCACTGTTCCACCCGCCGCTCGGCGTGAACCGAGCGCTGTTGCAGGTAACGGACGCACTGCTGCAGGTGATCCGCCAGCCAGCGGCAGCTGCGTGAGACCACCGAGAGCCGGTCACTGGTCAGGCTGAGCGCATCACGCGCCTCAATATCCAGCTGCTGCGAGTAAATTTTCATCCTGGGCTGCTGGCTGCTTAGCGTCAGGCAGCGCCCGGCATCGGCGCAGTACAGAAGATCGAGAACGATCAGATTGTCACCCTCTTCAATAAATCTGACCCGATCGCCCACCTCGGGCTGGGTCAGGCAGCTGACGGCAATTTTCAACACCCGATGACGATAACCCGCGATATAGAGCAGCCCGGTTTTATCGGCCTCCAGCGTCGCCAGCCTGGCAATACACTCGGGGGCAGTGGGGGCAACGGGCGCCCCCCCTGGCTGACGGCGGGATAGTTTTCTGAAGCGTGATACTGTTGCGTGATCAGACATAACGACTGACTCCTGAAGGTAGAGAAGGAAATGAGAGGCCGGCGTGCGGCCCCGGTTGGAACTGCGCATACCAGCGATCGATGGCCTGCAGCAGCGGGTCGTCTGGCCTGGCGGGTTCGCCTTCCGGCAGATGGCTGCCGTACAGTCGTGCCGTCGCCAGTTCAGCGGCGTCGGGCCTGTCCAGGCAGGCATCGCGCAGGTCAGCCCGCGTCCAGTCACTGGTGGCCAGCGTACAATGGCTCAACGCAGCCCGCTGCAGATGGGCTGCCGTCAACCGCGCCCCGCGCAGCTGGCACTGCGCCAGTTGCAGATCGGCCCCCTGCACCGCCTGCAGCCCCGTATCGTTGAGCAGGCAGTGCGTCAGACAGGCGGCGCTGAAGATCCCGCCGCTGAAATCACTAGCGGAAAGGTCACAGCCGGTTAACCGGCTCTGGTGGAAACTGATGCCCGGCAGCGTCTGCTGCCGCAGCACGCACGCCTCCAGCTGGCATTTGAACCACACCGGCCCGCGCCCCGGTAGCAGGCTGAAGCGGCAGTGCGCAAAGCGGCTGCTGGCGGCCACCCAGCGGATCAGTGCCAGCGCCTGGAAGTGCCCGTGCTCAAGGGTGCAGTCGCTGAAATTCCAGTCCTCCGCCTGGCCGTTCAGCAGCCGCAGCTGGCTGAGCGTGACCTCAATCAGCGTCCAGTGGGCGGTGTGACACTGCTCCGCGCACAGCAGCTGGCCGCGATCCTGTTGCAGGGTGACGTGGCTCAGCCGGCTTTGCGTCAGCTGCAGGTTTTCCCACCGGCTCTGATGGCTGTAGAGGTGGCTGACCTCCAGCTGATGCAGGCTGACGTTGTTGAGCCGGCACTGAAAGAGATCGCAGCGATCAAAGGATCCGCCGCTGACCCTGACGTCAGTGAACTGGCACCGTTCAAAGCGTACCCCTTCCAGCTGCCACCCCTGCAGGCTCAGCCCGCTAAACTGGCAGTCGGTGACGTGCATATTGCGCCACGCCCCGGCGGGCGGGTTGAGCGGGCTGAAGTGCTGCCCGCTGAGCACGGTCGGGCTCTCCGGCACGCCGGCCAGCGCCGCGTCCGGCGGTTTGCACATCGGGTCCTGCGGCGGTATCTGCGGGTTATCCGTCATACGCTCCCCCGTTTCTTCGGCATCTCCGGGGGCAGCGCAGGCAGACGGGTTGCTCCCTCCAGCAGACAGTCGCTGAACTGCGTGGCCCGGTCGCAGCGGGTTCTGGCCAGGCTCGCGCCAATCAGATTGCAGTCGCGGAAGTGGGCAGCACAAAGATTGGCCCGGTAGAACTGACCCTGCTGCAGGCTGGAGTCAAGCCAGTAGGTGTTTTCCAGCCGGGCATCTTTCCAGCGGCTCCCCGCCATATCACAGCGCAGAAAACGGCTGCCGGTTAACCTGCACCGGTCGAAGTTGCCTTCTTCGACCACGCAGTGTTCCAGCAGGGCTTCGGGCAATATTCCGCCTTTAAAGCCCATTTTCTGCAGCCAGCAGTGAGAAAAGTGAACGCCGGTGA
This portion of the Erwinia sp. E602 genome encodes:
- a CDS encoding PAAR-like domain-containing protein, which encodes MTAANNNAGGLSFAGCDPMIPAPGPNIAPNATGVPNVANYFLMGSNQQNMATIRTTTVDSGSVVGTCSGTHSAQMQPMQGSGKYFLQGMPVTRLGDMSMTNNNNTVAAQIAPSQTKYFINA
- a CDS encoding DotU/TssL family secretion system protein, which translates into the protein MSNAERRMNAVIAGGVKPGDGAETFAAVMADGDPAAIAPRSALARPGNSCGSWTNPIIKAAMPALLLMERNRGHQQDDGGATRAQFIREAHLFQQVLQVRYPADDIHRLVYLLYSCIDETLGDTKSKDALGITLGVEFYQNAWGGEKCFEHLQQYCREPEKHGDILAFYDLILSLGFTGKYRIMERGIVLLADLRHQLDKLLYGQDPLQSLAQVEDISPPRKVRRLRPRHLFCGGVLLLLTAWGIAAWSLHDASRALRSAILAWTPAAPRRINLMATLPQPLPRILSEGWLEVREDPRGWLLIFTSDGAFATGKSVLSADFQRRRNIERLGEALAPWPGDLEVIGHTDSQPFRNNTRDSNQRLSAARAATVASVLRAVMQPADGVPRAIVSLGKGESEPIGDNATPQGRSKNRRVDILWKIGHRDNGHSGADGEDNSDVRQLLRDIREKRRQTP
- a CDS encoding pentapeptide repeat-containing protein translates to MTDNPQIPPQDPMCKPPDAALAGVPESPTVLSGQHFSPLNPPAGAWRNMHVTDCQFSGLSLQGWQLEGVRFERCQFTDVRVSGGSFDRCDLFQCRLNNVSLHQLEVSHLYSHQSRWENLQLTQSRLSHVTLQQDRGQLLCAEQCHTAHWTLIEVTLSQLRLLNGQAEDWNFSDCTLEHGHFQALALIRWVAASSRFAHCRFSLLPGRGPVWFKCQLEACVLRQQTLPGISFHQSRLTGCDLSASDFSGGIFSAACLTHCLLNDTGLQAVQGADLQLAQCQLRGARLTAAHLQRAALSHCTLATSDWTRADLRDACLDRPDAAELATARLYGSHLPEGEPARPDDPLLQAIDRWYAQFQPGPHAGLSFPSLPSGVSRYV
- the tssK gene encoding type VI secretion system baseplate subunit TssK; the encoded protein is MERFSTQRIAWVEGMLMEPQHFQQQERFFEHRINQRVDALEPFHWGFSQIEINHSLLEQGKFALTRARGIFPDGTPFSLPDDAPLPLPLVVDENSRGKCICLAVMMDLPGVPLMDLNRQSEKSRFNTTDADIADSNLGVSSEGSPRTVTLELGRLNCRLLLQEEVSSAESSLAIAMIADRQRDGRVQLAEEILPPLLDVHASRWLVAATTELLGLITQRLENVSRADVPAAVGGLSELLELLLLQLLSEYQLRFSHLLESPQTHPEKLYQALLGLLGRLSIIPDGEKTWARSDLHYQHGAPHRCFFPLMQAIRRALSLIIEAPAVALNFSERGDNILVCQNDGQLRLEKVVFAVSSALPGDILRSYFPAQVKLGPVEKIVHLIDLQLPGARIMPMSTPPRHVPWYPNSVYFETDTADPLYREMMAGPAMALSIVGDFPELRIDSWGLRQGRIG
- a CDS encoding DUF3540 domain-containing protein, producing MSDHATVSRFRKLSRRQPGGAPVAPTAPECIARLATLEADKTGLLYIAGYRHRVLKIAVSCLTQPEVGDRVRFIEEGDNLIVLDLLYCADAGRCLTLSSQQPRMKIYSQQLDIEARDALSLTSDRLSVVSRSCRWLADHLQQCVRYLQQRSVHAERRVEQCDTVLAKHLVQSAEQSYRLESKLAAINASAVLKIDGAQIHMG